The following are encoded together in the Thalassoroseus pseudoceratinae genome:
- a CDS encoding transposase, which yields MSAKKRKRHTPEQIVKKLRDADAMLNAGHDLAAVLQSLEVSESTLERWRKQYGGMKSEEAKRLKELEDENRRLKQLVADLSLDNQMLKSVASKNW from the coding sequence ATGAGTGCGAAGAAACGCAAGCGGCATACGCCGGAGCAGATTGTCAAGAAGTTGCGAGACGCGGATGCGATGTTGAATGCCGGTCACGATTTGGCGGCGGTGCTGCAGTCACTCGAAGTCAGCGAATCCACGCTCGAGCGATGGCGGAAGCAGTATGGCGGGATGAAGTCCGAAGAGGCTAAACGTCTCAAAGAACTCGAAGATGAGAACCGCCGGTTGAAGCAGTTGGTAGCGGACTTGTCTTTGGACAACCAAATGCTGAAATCGGTGGCCTCAAAAAACTGGTGA
- a CDS encoding IS3 family transposase — translation MSERRACAVLDQPRSTQRYIAEPRHDEPALVKQMLSLVRSHPRHGYRRIGRLLRREGWRASDTRVYRLWRREGLKVPSKKRKKRRLGTSENGCHRHRAEFQNYVWCWDFVFDRTTVDNGWIVQRSLVE, via the coding sequence GTGTCCGAGCGTCGGGCCTGTGCGGTGCTCGATCAGCCTCGCAGCACGCAGCGATACATCGCCGAGCCTCGGCATGACGAACCGGCTTTGGTGAAACAGATGCTGAGTTTGGTTCGGTCTCATCCACGGCATGGGTATCGACGAATCGGACGGCTACTGCGTCGCGAAGGCTGGCGGGCGAGTGACACGCGAGTCTATCGACTATGGCGTCGGGAAGGGCTGAAAGTGCCAAGTAAGAAGCGGAAAAAGCGTCGACTGGGAACCAGCGAGAATGGCTGTCATCGCCATCGGGCCGAGTTCCAAAATTACGTGTGGTGCTGGGACTTCGTCTTCGATCGGACAACTGTGGACAACGGTTGGATAGTGCAGCGATCGTTGGTTGAATAG
- a CDS encoding ATP-binding protein: MATAFGLAACHQGRRVRFYRVTELVTQLMEAREERQLLKLKKQLGKWDVLILDELGYVPPSKVGAELLFDVISTAYERQSVIVTTNLPFEQWTEVLGSERLTGAVLDRLTHRCHILEATGPSYRLQDAQRRREQPAKSKPPEPPK, encoded by the coding sequence ATCGCTACTGCATTCGGATTGGCCGCCTGTCACCAAGGCCGTCGCGTGCGGTTCTATCGCGTGACCGAACTCGTCACCCAACTGATGGAAGCCCGCGAAGAACGCCAACTGCTCAAACTCAAGAAGCAGCTGGGGAAATGGGACGTGCTCATCCTCGATGAACTCGGCTATGTGCCGCCGAGCAAAGTCGGAGCGGAACTACTGTTCGATGTGATCAGCACCGCCTACGAACGGCAAAGCGTGATTGTGACGACGAACCTCCCATTCGAGCAGTGGACCGAAGTGCTCGGCAGCGAACGCCTCACCGGAGCCGTGCTCGATCGGCTCACGCACCGCTGCCACATCCTGGAAGCGACCGGCCCCAGCTACCGACTCCAAGACGCCCAGCGACGCCGAGAACAACCGGCAAAATCCAAGCCACCCGAGCCGCCGAAATAA